The following DNA comes from Anopheles arabiensis isolate DONGOLA chromosome 3, AaraD3, whole genome shotgun sequence.
AACAAATGAAACTCGAAAATAAACTTTAACAGGTTTTGCTGAGCACAATTTAATAAACTCATCAACAAAGACAAAGGCGGTTTCATCAACAAAGACAAATAAAATAGTTGTTTAACGACCGAACTGGCTAAATAAGAGCAAATCAGCTATGTTACCGGTTGAAATAACTAACTTGCCTaacaattttttgtttaaaaagtctAATAGCATTTAGAAGATTCCAATATGAACTGAGGCTTCCGATTACTCCTTCGAGGGCCTTCGCTATTATCCAGCATTCATAGttaattaattagttttatgTATACGATCATTTACCAGCAATAATACCATATTATGCCAATGACTGCTCACTTCTACTCTAAGTTCCTTTTAATGTGCTTCAAAGAGACTAATTGTGCGACCTGTAATTCAGTTTTTCTATGAATCAGTTCTTTCGTTGTAAATAATCAACATCACTACGATTGTGTTTGGTAGGTAAGTGTGTTTATTCGTTTTTCCTTGCGCTGGGGTTAATATTGTCCCCTTACCGCGCAGATTGATCCCTCTCAGGGACataagtgtgtgagtgttaaTTATTCGCCCTTTTTCGAGGTAAAATGTAAAAGGCAATCAAAGGTGAAGCGCATCGATGAGCTTACTGCTTGTGTGTTGTTAATACGATACACGCGTGTGCGAAAACAGATGAGAGCGGTTAGTAAAGCAATGATGTGCCGGCAATCGTTGTGATAATGCGACAAaatgaaggaaagaaagaaaaaaaatgcaccaagATTCCGGCGAGATGAAGTGGTGTATGCCTGCCCTTCCTAACAGTAGCCACGATCCGGCACGCGGCGACGCGGCGCACTCTTCAGGATGTTGTCCACGCGCAGTATCATCTCGGCCGCCTCGGCCGCGGACATCAGCACCTGCCGCTTCACCGCGAACGATTCCGTGATGCCGAGCTCCTTCATGCAGCCCACCTTGCCGTTGTTCATGTCCAGCCCCATCGTGCTCTTGCCCTGCGAATGGCCGGCCCGCAGCTCCGACACGAGCTGGGCCGAATCGTACCCGGCATTGTCGGCGATAATCGTCGGCAGCTGCATCAGCGCCCGGCCGAACGATTCGATCGCCATCGCTTCCTTGCCGGCCGTTTCGGCGGCCAGCTTGAACACGGCCGTCGCCATCAGCGTCTCGGAGCAGCCGCCCCCGTACACGACGCGCGATTCCTTCACCGTCGCCGCCAGCACGCACAGCGCATCGTGCAGCGAACGTTCCGCCTCGTCGATGATCTGCTGCGTCGCGCCGCGAATGACCACCGTGCAGGCCTCGCCGAGCGGCACGCCCGAGAAGCGCAGCAGCGTGTCCTCGCCGATCATCACCTGCTCGATCAGGTCGCACTTGCCCAGCTTCACCAGGTCGGGATTGTCGAAGGTGGACACAATCTCGCCGCCGGTCACCAGCGCCAGCCGCTCGATGCCGTCGAAGTCGGCATGCTCGATCGCCATCACGCCCGCATCGGCAAACAGCTGCTCGGGGTAGTTGTAGATCAGCTGCCGGTTGATGAACACGTTGATGTTGTGCGCCAGGATCTTGTCCACCTTTTCCTTCATCTTTTCCTTCTCGGCCACCTCCAGCTCGGCGATCTTCGACATCGAGTCGACCTTGATCGACGAACCGAACACCTTGATCTTGTCCGTGTCCATCGGCGTGTTGGCGATCAGGATGTTGGCGTTCTTCACCGACTTGGGCTGGTGGACGCCCGGCTTTTTGTCCAGCAGGAAGCCCTCGTCCAGGAACGACTCCTCCAGGCAGCCGCCCAGCTTCTTGATGCGCTGGATCGCGCTCAGCGAGCCGGACCCCTTCAGGCGCAGCACCGCATCGACGGCCAGCTTGGCAAAGTGTTCCTTGTGCTGGGACAGAATCTTCGAGCTGAGTGTGGTGCGGGCAATGTTCAGCAAATCCTCCCGGAACCGCTCCTGGTTGGCGGAGTTGTCCGCGGCGGCACCCTGCAGAGCGGTGCGGGCCACGTCGGCCGCCTGGCGCCATCCGGCAATGATCGTCTGTGGGTGGAGCTTCTGTTCCACCAGCTTCTCCGCCTCGCGGATCAGCTCGGCGGCGAACACCGTGACCGAGGTGGTACCGTCGCCGACCTCGTCGTCCTGCACTCGCGACATGTCGACGAGAATCTTCGCGGCCGGATTGTCCACCCCGACCGCCCGCAGGATCGTAGCGCCGTCGTTCGTCACCTCGATCTGCCCCGCGTTCCGGCCGTTCGCCACCAGTATCTTGTCCATGCCCTTCGGTCCGAGGGTGCTTTTTACCAGCTCGCCGATGGCGATGGCGCCCACGAACGAAGATAGACGGGCAATTTCGCCCTTCTCCTCCTCGGCTTCATGCTTCAGGATGCGCACCGGGTTGAGAGACACCATTGTGAGTGGAATTAATTTACAGCCGGAACTTGCACAGAAAACACGCTTCCTCGTCTGAATCACAAGGGGTTGTTCTtgcagaaaatggaaaaaagacgAAAAAGCAATGCGGCTAATTTGACAGCGGCTGTCAGGCCGATGATGTTCGAAAACGGGCAGAAAACAACCCGATGCTATAAACATGGTTGTCGAAATTCGAACATCGAGATGTACTGTGGCATTTGTGCCTTTTGAAAAGGCGGttaagttttaaaaattgagcaaaaatatgaaaattagCTGATTTCTTGGTTTTCTTGTACGTAAGATTTACTTGTTAAATATTCCTGGCTAAAAGGCAAAAATCCTTCTAGAATCCGTATCAGATATAAGTGTACAAAGTAGAACGCGTCTACAATGTTAGTTATTTTacttattgttttattaatctGTGCCTCATGGCTCATgacaaatgcaaaataaaagataTATACCAGCCGTGTCGTGTT
Coding sequences within:
- the LOC120903928 gene encoding T-complex protein 1 subunit beta produces the protein MVSLNPVRILKHEAEEEKGEIARLSSFVGAIAIGELVKSTLGPKGMDKILVANGRNAGQIEVTNDGATILRAVGVDNPAAKILVDMSRVQDDEVGDGTTSVTVFAAELIREAEKLVEQKLHPQTIIAGWRQAADVARTALQGAAADNSANQERFREDLLNIARTTLSSKILSQHKEHFAKLAVDAVLRLKGSGSLSAIQRIKKLGGCLEESFLDEGFLLDKKPGVHQPKSVKNANILIANTPMDTDKIKVFGSSIKVDSMSKIAELEVAEKEKMKEKVDKILAHNINVFINRQLIYNYPEQLFADAGVMAIEHADFDGIERLALVTGGEIVSTFDNPDLVKLGKCDLIEQVMIGEDTLLRFSGVPLGEACTVVIRGATQQIIDEAERSLHDALCVLAATVKESRVVYGGGCSETLMATAVFKLAAETAGKEAMAIESFGRALMQLPTIIADNAGYDSAQLVSELRAGHSQGKSTMGLDMNNGKVGCMKELGITESFAVKRQVLMSAAEAAEMILRVDNILKSAPRRRVPDRGYC